The sequence TTTATGCTAAAGCAAAACCATTGAGCTCTGATTTATAAATATTAGAGAGAAAATGCAATGAGAATCGTCAAATACTACCTGCTATGTGTGGTGGTAAGGGCTTCCCATCAACAAGATCGAAATCATTAAATCCTCCTGCAAGATAAAAATTAGGACTTCTATTGCAAAATTATCTGAATAGTGGTAACATCTTCAGTTCCCTCCTCTGGCTTTTTTGTAGCAGTTCTGGGGAAAGGTGAGGGACCTTTGAAATCCCAGTTTCCATACGGCAGCTGTCTTACAGAAGCAGTCACCCACTTACATTCACTGGAAGCTAAAGTACTAAGACTGTTACCCATTCTGAGCACGAAGACACGTATGTTTGAAAATATGTTAAATTTGTTCTGTATTTAGGAGTCCAAATCTTGGAGCCACTTTAGGCTCCTAAACACAATATGCAAAAGCCCCGCTCATTAACTGGCCCAGCTCTATTTGCAGAAGTAGACACTAGTAGGATGAGTGAATCTGGGGCTTCAGTAGGATGTATCCTAATATAGTAAGGACATCTCAAATCCCAGCAGCTCTTGTAGTGGGAAATCAGTAGGTCCCTTCTAGGAAAGACTCAAGAAGGCCATATCCACAGAGCATCACTACAGTCAGACCAGAAGTAAATACGAGATTCGTGGCAGTAGCTAGGATAGATGTATCACCTCCACTGTATTTAAATGGGTGTCTGGGACAACAGTCAAAAGCAATCTTAAATCCATCTCTCCTGTCCCATCTGTTGTATACCCTAGAGCCATCTCAGTATGGATTTGTACATAGCCTTATCCATTTCATGGAGGTAGATGTCAAATTTGAACCCGAGCATGGTTCCATGTATACATACccaaaatgaaaggagaaacaaGATAAATATTAGTCTCATGTCACTTAGAAGTCAATGTCCTCTGTTTCGGGGAGGCAGAAAGCTTTATGGTGCCAGAACAAAAGCTCAGAAAATCTTTCCAAACACTGGGTCAGGAATGAGAAtgagtgagaagaaaaaaaaaagaaaagaaaagaaaaaaaaaggacaggaagggatgataaaaattttaaaaattataaataaagaaataagagaGTAAAGAGTTCAACATATCTTCTCTGAACAGTTCCTAGTTCTAGATTTTCTATTGAGAAAATATTCTTACCAGTATTACTGTGGCTTCCTGGACGTGGTGGAAGAGGTGGGTATAATGGTTGTCTTGGGATGTCACCTATTGACAATAAATAGTTAAATGGTTGGAGAAACAGAACAAGGAGCTGTAAATAAAAAGTATGATAACCTGAAAGTGTATGCATATTGCTCATCTTTTCCCTGATGAATTCACAAAATAATCTTGTCAGTAGGTTAAAAAGTTTCAAGCAATATGTCAATAAATTACAAGGTACTGAAGATAATTAGAAGATGGaaatttttcaaaactgaaatgaaggaaGAGCTCAAAAAATGTCCAAGGGAAATGTTTCTTGTAATTCTGGCACATGCTTATATTACTTTATTCTGACAGCTGAAAGAATAATATGCTATTGCAGGTGTCAGTGGTGCAGTGACACAGACCTGGGCTGGTCAGGAGGCAAGAGGTTATCTCTGCGCCCTCAGCAGGTATTATTATGAACCAGACAGTAGTTTCACTGAGCACATATTGAATTCATCTCATGCATGATGAATTTTATACTTTTAAACAGTGCAAAATGTACTCAGATTTCAGCAATTTTCCTTTTGACTTTGAGCTGGCATTTTGTCTAATTTCCACTGGCGTACTGGGAAGAGAGGAACTGGATAGAGAAAGATGCGTGATCACAAGTAGCAGTTTCCAAATTGCACACACAGTGCTGGAGTAATGGTCTGACTCAGGAAAAATGGCTATGGCTGTTCTTACTTCATAGTGCAGGCCTCCTCATGCTACCCCCAACCAGGTCAGTAGCATATTTAACTGCTCACATAGTCAGGCAACAAATTTAGCTCTGAATAAATCAAAGTCAGGCTACTGAAATAAATGgcatcttccctccctctcttttaatctttcttttacCTCCAATTCATGTTAGATGCTCTTTTATCATGGCCTCTTCTTGCCTACATGCTAAACGTAACACTTCTATTTGTAAGCTGTTTTAAAGTTCTGATTCAGCAAATTATTTAGAGAGATGCTCAGCTTTAAGCATGAATTTATCCTACTGCATTCAGTGGATTTTAGATACACTCTTAAAGCTTTGTTGAATCAGACTTTGCCCAATTCATCCTATTTAATAGAAGAAGAGACTTGCTCTGTTCCAGAACCATGTGTTCCAAACTAAGACTCCATAGTAGAAAACTACCAATGTCATTGTTCATCCCCATTATCATGCTGCAACTGTGTTCCTTAAACACAACAAGATGTACATATGTATCATAGATGCTGAGAAGATAATGTCTTCACAGCTACTGATAATGAGGTATATATCATTAATTCCATTATAATGTAtgaatttcaattaaaaacatgAACTGAAAATTgaccaaagaaataaaagtcaAAAGAAACATCATGTGCTAACCAATGAGatattttttacagaaaatacttaagtaattttttaataatttaatcaACATGTTACAACCATCCTCTCATCAGCATATTCAGTAAAAACTTTCAAGAATGGAACAATCAGTATGAGCAGGaagaaatgacagcagaaatATGGGACTTATCAACAAAACTATATCCAGCTTTACAAAGTATGGATGAATGTCATTCAGCACAGGTATGAGAAGTTAGAGGAGAACCTGAACAATATAAGCAGATTCTCTGCGTCTGAAACATGAGTAAACCAGACCATTTCAATAGgacttacatttctttttcttctttttttaatttattttggtttttattttctgtaaccTTGATTCAAGTAGAATTTTATGTCTTAATTCAATGCTACTCAGACTGTAGATTATTACAGCGTGCAAGAACCTTTCTAGAGTACTTCACAGGTATACCTCCAAACACAGTAAGTAAAATGAGGTGCAAAATTTTCCAGCATCTTGGATGTCATGCATTTACATAGCTCAACACATGCTATAAATATGTACTAGATGAGGTTTGCATGTTATAGAAATAAATGGAAGTTACAGCTGGTTACAATATCTTGACTGCCTGAAACCTAAATTATATCATATCCATCAGTGCTCACCTCTGAACCATTCTTTCCTGCATTTCTGATTCGTGGCCAGCAGAGCTAAAACACTCATCTCTGTTCACTGTTACCTCTGATTCCTAATCTTTGGCAGATTAATTTATGATAGCTGAACGAACTGTGCTGGTGATATCTGTTGTTTTCAGCCTTCTGCTAGAGGCTGTGAATCATGATGGCTGACTGGGCAATGTGTGCAGTTCCCAGCCATGGCCATGGTACCCCAATGTGGCAGTGTTAACCACAGCAGACTTCGGTTAGTATAAATAGGCCAGCATGCAAATCCGTGTAGCTGGCAGCCAGACACAGCCCATCCTGGTGCCCCTGCTCTGCATGGTGGCCTCTGGCACATAAGTATGGCTTCCTTTACTACAGATTAGTTCCTTTACTACAGATTATGTTGCAGTCTTGAAATCTTTTTGCCCAAGAAGGACTTCAAAAAAAGAGtactaaaaaaaacccaaactcaCTTAACCATAACATatctgagaaaagaagaaagtactCACCTCCACCAAGAGCATCTCCTAAATGCAGATCATTGtctaacaaacaaaaaggaagtaGACTTAGATAAGTAAGCAGGGCAGACCTCTTGAGGGAAGTGAAACATTAGTTATtagcagaaaatgtaaaaacaatGGTTGAcaagcaacatttttttcagataataCCCACAAATTCAAGTAAGATATTCCACTTTTCTCAAAAAAANNNNNNNNNNNNNNNNNNNNNNNNNNNNNNNNNNNNNNNNNNNNNNNNNNNNNNNNNNNNNNNNNNNNNNNNNNNNNNNNNNNNNNNNNNNNNNNNNNNNtttttttgttttagttttcctGTCTTTTATTGACACTACAAACAAATTTTGAACATATTCAGTGGCTTTCTGTTGGGCTCTTCTTACTTCCATAATCCAGGATTACTCTGCATTGCTTGTGGTTGCTCATAACAGAATTCATTGAGGTCAACACAACGACTGGCTTCACTGAATTTTAAGTCAGTGAAAAATCTGACTATATCTCAGGACATTGTtatgttgttttgctttgtttatagGTAGGCTTCTGGATGTTATTGACAAAGAAGGCTTGAGGAACaccacatttatttattttgcatctgaTCATGGAGGATCTGTAGAGGCTCACAGAGGAAATGCCAGATTGGGTGGATGGAATGGTATCTATAAAGGTAAAATCTTAGTGGCACATGCATGCATAAGACTGCCtattgaaaagaaagcaatagcATAAAGTATGTCCAGATATGtttaaaaagatatttccttCTCAGACTTGAAGACCAAGAACAAAACCTCACGGATTGTCCAAATGTGTATACTTCCtaattttcctctgaaatgtgAAAACATAAACTTGTGTCCTTTAATATTGCTTCTTTAAAGACTTACCGATTCTTGATATTTTTGCTACAGTTTCTCCTAGACATCCTTCTTTATCAGTCTCATAGGTTTATTAAAGCCTGCCTTTCTGGAGATTTTTAGTTTGTTCTTGTTTCCATCCTTGaggttttaaattttttatgGTC is a genomic window of Meleagris gallopavo isolate NT-WF06-2002-E0010 breed Aviagen turkey brand Nicholas breeding stock chromosome 1, Turkey_5.1, whole genome shotgun sequence containing:
- the XG gene encoding glycoprotein Xg, which codes for MSVLALLATNQKCRKEWFRGDIPRQPLYPPLPPRPGSHSNTGGFNDFDLVDGKPLPPHIAGEEGHNFNHGGNTDSGLIAGVTSPIISAFVILVVGSIAAYTAYKNNKLCFKPRGGATV